The Hydrotalea sp. genomic interval GGCAATTTTTAACATTAAATAATTTGTTTGGCAATCTTTTTATCACCGCGCCATGTTAATGGTGAAAATGGCGGTCGTGCGAAAACACCAGGGTGATGTTGTGTTGTTGGCACAGGGCGATGACATCTTTATCGCGCACCGACCCGCCGGGTTCGATAATCGCCTTGATGCCGCCCTTGATAAAAATTTCGACATTGTCGGTGAAGGGTAGGAAGCCGTCAGACGCGACAACCGGCGATGACATCTTGTCGGCCGATATTTTTTTTTGCAGGAGGTCGTGCACCGCCTTCTCGCTCGCCATGACACGGCTGGTCGCGCCGCCGCCCAGGCCGAGCGTCACCCCGCCGGCGACAATCGCGATGGCGTTTGACCGCATTTCCTTGGCCACCATCATCGCCACCATCAAATCTTGCCATTGTTGCAATGATGGCGCCGGCCCGGCCGCGACCGTGCATTGTTGGCGGTCGATGATTTTATCGTCGCTATCTTGGATGAGGATGCCGCCCATCACCGAGCGGTATAATTTTTCTCGCGGCGCGGTGCTTGGCCAAACATCGGGCGACAGCAAGCGTAAATCACGTCGCGCCGCCAATATTTTTTTTGCGCCGTCGGAAAAACTGGGCGCAATGATAATTTCAAAAAATACTTTTAAATCGATAATCGCCTGCGCCAAATTATCATCGACCGCGCGATTAACGCCGATGATGCCGCCGAAGGCCGATATCGGGTCGGCGGAAAAAGCCTTTTTAAAAGCCACCGCAACATCGCCCGCCACCGCCACGCCGCAGGGGTCGGTGTGTTTGATAATCACCGCCGCCGGTTGGTGCAATGGCGCCATGCTGGTTAAAATACGCAACGCCGCATCAAGGTCGAGATAATTGTTGTAGCTCAAATCCTTGCCCTGCCATTGCATCATGGCACCGAGGCCGAATTTTTTATCGGTCAGAAACGTCGCGGCCTGGTGCGGGTTTTCGCCATAGCGCAGGGCGATGGCATGGTTGGGTAATTGATGCTGTGCCGATTTCTGTTGCGCGGTTTTATCATCGCCGCCTTCGAACCAATCGGCAATCAAGGCGTCATAATCGGCCACATGGCGGAAGGCAATGCTTGCGAGTTTTTTGCGCGTCGCGAGCGATATTTGCCCGTTGTTTTTTTGCATCTCGGCGATAAGCAATTCATAATCGCGCGGGTTGGTTACGACAACAACCGATGAAAAATTTTTTGCGCCAGCGCGAATCAGGGCGACGCCGCCGATATCGATTTCCTCAATCATTTTTTGCGCCGGCATTTTTTTGGCCAAGGCATCGGCAAAGGGATAAAGATTTACCACCACCAAATCGAATTTTTTTATTTTATGTTGCGCCAGGTCACGCGCGTCGCTCGCCCCGTCATCATCATCAACGCCGCGCGCCAAAATACCGCCATGAATATTGGGGTGCAGGGTTTTGACACGGCCGCCCAAAATTTCGGGGAAGCCGGTTGCATCCTCGACCCGGGTGGTCGGGATATTTTCGCGTTGTAAAAAATCGGCGGTGCCGCCCGATGAAACAATCGCCACACCATGGTGATGCAGTGCCGCGGCCAAGGACGCCAAACCGGTTTTGTCACTCACCGAGATAAGCGCGCGCGTAATAGCGATAGAATCAGCCATGAAATTTTGATAGTATGATTCGCAAGAAAAAACAAAGCAAAAATAAAAAACCAAGGCGAGCCAACAAATGACCAACCGCGATAAAAAATTCCAAGCCAAGAAATTATTGGGTAAAAATATATTGTGGTTGGCGTCCAACCCGTCGATGGTGGTGCAATTTTATTTGCCGCACCTGCGCAACCTGGTGGCGGCCGGCGCGCGGGTATCGCTCGCCACCAATTTTAATGGCGCGGCCGATAAAAAAAAATTATTGGAAAAAATCGGCGTCGCATGTTTTTCCTTACCGGTGCAACGCGGCGGCAAAAATATCTTGGCCGAAATAAAAACCATTCTCGCCATCCATCGTTTTATCCGCCGCCAGCGACCCGACATGATAAATGCCCTGGCGTTAAAAATGGTTTTATACGGCGGGTTGGTGGCGCGCTGGCAGGGGGTAAGGTTTTTAGGAAGCCTCACCGGCCTCGGCTTTATCTTTATCAGCAACCAACCCTTTGCCCGCCTGGTGCGCTTGGGTTTACGATTCGTCTTGCCATTTATTTTTGCGCCGGCCGATAAAAAACTATTGGTGATGAACCATGATGATTTGTCCTTGATGCGTCAACGATTTTTTATCAAGCAAAAAAATATTGTGCTGATGCTGGGCGTCGGCGTCGATGATGATTATTTTCGGGGCAACGAAGATTTGCCCACCGGCAAAAAAAATAAAAAAACAATTATCACCATGGCGCGGTTATTGCGCGACAAGGGAATTGTCGAATTTTGTCAGGCCGCAAAATTGGTGCGGCAAGAATGGCGCGATGTCGATTTTTTAATTTACGGCGCGCGCGATGGCGAAAACCCAAGCGCGCTGTCGCTGGCCACCATCAGCGATTTAAAAAAATGCGGCGTGGTTTTTATGGGCTACACCGCCGACAGCCGCCGCGCCATCGCCCGTGCCGACGCGGTTGCATTGTTGTCATACCGCGAGGGCCTGCCCCAGGTGTTGCTCGAGGCCTCAGCGATGGGCAAATGCCTGCTCGCGCTGGACGCCCCCGGGTCGCGCGAGGTTTGCCGCAACGGCGTCAGCGGCTTGTTGGTGGCAAAAAATGACCCGGCGATGATTGCCACGGCGATGAAAAAAATCCTTGGCGATGCACCATTGCGCAATAAATTGGGACGCGGTGCGCGGCAACTGGTGCGCGACAAATTTTCGCTACGGATTATCGAACAACAAATGCTTGCCCTTTGGCAAGGTTTCTTCTAATAAAAAAACCATGAAGGAATTTATTGTAACTGCCCTGGACAAACCGAACGCCAGCGCGGTGCGGGCGGCGAATCGGGCGGCGCACCTTGCCCATATTGCGGTGGCAAAAAATTATGGGGTTGCGATAATCATCGCTGGTCCCTTGCTGGCCGATGACGGCGCGATGCTGGGCTCGCACCTGATTCTCGGCGCGGCCGATAAAAAAAATATCGATGATTTTTTGGCCGACGACCCCTATCGCAAGGCCGGGTTATTCGCCAGCGTCACCATCCATAATTTTAAAAAAGTCCTGCCGTAAAATTTTGATTCATCGACCGCCGCCAGCCGTTACATGAAATCTTGCGGGTCGATATCTAATTCGATGCGAATTTTTTTGTAATCTGCGATATTGCCGTCGCATTGCTTTAGCCATGATTTGCAAAATGCCAATAATTCCTTGTGGGTTTTTGCCATCAACAAAAATCGGTGGCGGTAAAGCCCGCGCACCCGCGCGACCGGTGCCGGTGCCGGGCCGTAGATTTTAAAACTTGCCGAGGCGTCGGGCAATAATGCGCCGGCCTGTTTTTTCATCTGCAACAAAACCTTGTACAAAAACGATTCATTTTTGTGAAGCGCGGTGACCAAGGCCAAACGACCAAACGGCGGCAGGTGATGTTTTTGCCGGTCGTCCATCAGCCCTTGCCAAAATTCTTCCTGTCGGCCGGCGACCAAATGTTGCAACAATGATTCCTGCGGTTGATAGGTTTGCAACAAGGCCTGCGCCGATGATGTTTTGTCATGGCGACCGGCGCGGCCGATAACCTGCTCCAACCCTTGCCATGCCCGCTCCATGGCGCGCGGGTCCTCGCCGACGAACAATTGGTCGGTGGCGATGACGCCGACCAACGACAGGTAGGGGAAGTCGTGCCCCTTCGCCAATAATTGCGTGCCGACCACGATGTCAATTTTGCGCGTCGTCATGTCGTTGATAAGTTGTTGCAGGTCGGATTCTTTTTTTATCGTGTCGCTGGTCGCCATGGCAATGGTGCTGTGCGGGAATTTTTTTTGCGCCTCGGCGACGACGCGCTCCGCCCCCGGGCCAAAGGCCACTAGGCTATTTTCGGCGTGACAAGCCGGGCAGGCCACCACCCCATTGTCATTGGCTAATTGTTGCTCGGCGATAAACCAATCGCATTGATGGCATTGATAACGTTGTTGCCGTGCGTGATGCGTCAGGTAAGCCGAACATTGCCGACAAGATAATTTTTCGCCACAGGCGGTGCAAAGCGTTATCGGCGCAAAACCCCGCCGATTGATAAAAAGCAAGGCTTGCTCGCCGCGCGCCAATGTTTCGGCGATGGCGGTTTGCAACGGCGCGGAAATAAATTCGCCCTTCGCTAAAACGTCTTTTCGCAAATCTATCAACCCTATTGCTGGAAATTTTTTTTCTAAAATGCGGTCATGGATAACCGTGCGCTGGTATTTTTGTTGCGCGGCGTGGTGGCGCGTTTCCAAACTGGGGGTGGCGGTGGAAAGAATAACCGGGCATTGTTCCAACTTGGCGCGCAATATCGCCATGTCGCGTGCGTGATACCGCACGCCCGATTGTTGTTTGTATGAAGCGTCATGTTCTTCATCGACCACTATCAACCCCAAATTATCGAGCGGCAACAAAAGGCTCGACCGCGCCCCGACCAACACCTGGCCGGCGCCACGCAACAATTGATAAAAATTATCGGTGCGGGTGCGCGGCGTCAAATGCGAATGCCATTCGAGCAAGGATATATCCTTGCCAAAAAATTCATAAAATTTTTCACGCCATTGGGTGGAAAGCGAAATTTCCGGCAACAGCACCAACACCCGTTTGCCGGCAGACAACACCGACCGCATCAATTCAAAATAAACCGCGGTCTTGCCCGAACCGGTTATGCCGTGAAGCAATTGCACCGAAAACCCACCGCCCCCCTCAATCGTCGTATTTTTTTTTAGGGAATCAATCGCCGCCAATTGATGTTGGTTTAATGCGAAATGTTTTTCCCCAAGATTCACATCGAGCTTACCATTGCCTTCATCATTATTTTTTTTAGGCGTTTGCTTGGCCATGGTTTTTATTAAAAATGTTTCGTCGAAAATTTTTTCAACCGGCAGGGCCATCTTAAGCACCGCCCCCAAGGGCGCGGCCAAATCGCCGCCGTAATAACGCGAAAGCTCAAGCAAAAATTGTCGATGCGCCGCCGTCAGCGGCGGGTAAAAAAATGGCGCGTCGTTAAAAAAAACTGATGGCGTTTTTAATTTTTCTAACTGCAGGGTTTTGCCATCGGCGAAGGCCGTGGTTTCTTCAGGAAAATAAACCGCCAGCAAATCGCGTTTGCCAAATGGCACGCGCATGATTTCACCGCCGTTCAAAACCTTGTCATCGGGCACCGCGTAATCGAACGCCATGTCGAGGCCAGTGGCAATTATCAGGGGAACGCGCTTCATCAACCAGCCATAGCACAACGCCATTTTTTATAAAAATATCAAATGGCTTTGGTTTTATCGCGCAACCAATTTTTGGCCAGCGGCGATAAATGCGGCGACAATTGGTCGTAAACTTTTTGGTGGTAATCATTAAATTGTTTTTTTTCCTCCACCGTCAACATCGCCAAATTGTTTTTGTGAAAAATCGGCGTGGTGTCTATCGGGCACAGGGTCAAGGTTTCAAACCCCAACACCGCGCCATCGTCACCATTTGCAACCGCAACGCATAATTCGACATTTTCGATGCGGATGCCATAGACGCCAACCCCATGTTGGCTGTGATAAAACCCGGGCTCGTTGCTGGTTATCATGCCATCGGCAAATGGTTCGTGACTGCGGCCGGAAATATATTGCGGCCCCTCATGCACCGGCAAAAAACTGCCGATGCCATGGCCGGTGCCGTGGTTGTAATCGCGCCCCGCCGCCCATAAAAATTGCCGCGCCAGGGGGTCCAGCTCGCCGCCCGAAATACCCAGCGGAAAACGCGCCCGCGCAATGGCGAGGTTACCCTTTAACACCCGCACGTAATGTTCGGCAAAATCGTCGCCCCATTTGTTATCGATGAGCGCACGCGGCGTCAAGCAAATGGTGCGGGTGATGTCGGTCGTGCCAAAAAAATAATGCGCCCCCGAATCCAGCAAAAAAATATCATCGACGCGCGCCACGCGGTTGGTTTTGGCCGTGGTTTGATAATGGGGCAAGGCGGCATTTTCGGATAGGGCCGGAATGGTTTCAAAACTTGGCGCGATGCAATTTTTATCCTGCCTGCGAAACCACCATAATTTTTCGGCCATGATTTTTTCATCGATTTTTTTATTGTGCAGGCCGCCAGATGCAATTTCCGATTCCAACCAATGGAGAAAATTCACCATGGCAATACCATCGGCGATATGCGCCGCGCGCGCGCCGGCAACCTCGGTTTTATTTTTTATTGCTTTTAACCGCGTAATTGGGTCGTCGGTAAAAACCAAATTATCGGTTTTTTCGCCACCGACCGATTGAACCACGGCGTGGGAACAATCTTGGTCATGCAAGCCAATTTTTTTATTTTTGTTTTCGTCGCGCCCGCGCCATTGTTTAAAAAAATCATTCATCTGGTTCATGGGGTAACAAGCGATAAGGTTTTTATCAAATCCTTGCGCCAACAATTCGTCGGGCAAAAACAACGTGCACCGCTGGTTGCTTTCGACAAAACCAAAACCAGTGACAATTGGGTTATAGGGAATAATATCACCGCGCAGGTTTAACAGCCACGACAAATTGGCATTGTCACCGATAAAAAATCCATCAAGGTTTTTTGCCGCAATTTTTTCCGCGACAATTTTTATTTTGTTGCCGCGCGATTCGCCGGCAAATTCCATATCATGGTCAAAAATCCTGGGCGTTGTTTTTTCGTCCATTTGGGTTTGCGGCAATGTCGCCAGCAACGACTTAACCAAATTTTGCGCAACCGGTTGCAGGGTGATGTTGCTATCAATTAGTTTTTTTTGCCAGTTGGTGATTTGCTGGTGTGAAAATTCCGCGCTGGGGAAGCCCAATCTGAGCGGCCGCGCCGAATTTTTTTTATGGTGGGCGATTAAAAAATCCATCGCGCCCGATAATTGTTGCGCCCGCAATTCCTTCGGGCCGATGACGCGCCATTGTTTATCAACCTCCGCCGCGGCCTGCACATCATATCGGCCATCGACCAATAAAAACGCCGCATCCATCAGCACCATCGCCAAACCGGTCGAGCCGGTAAACCCCGTCAGTGGGGTTAAAAAATTATCACTGGCGCGGCTATATTCGTTCAAAAAAATATCTGACCTATTTTGTAACCAGCCATCAAGTTTATGCTGTGGCAACAGGCGGCGTAATTTTTCTAACATCATCAATCTTTTAAAAAAAATTATAACAAAATAGTATAATGCCCCATTTTTCTATCGGGCTTGGCCACCGCCTTGCCATAGAGGTGTAAAAAATAATTTGGTTTTTTCGCCACCGCCTCGGCGTTTTTTATATCATCGCCCAAGATATTATACATTTCAATTTTTTGCGCGCCGACAAGCGGCAAGACAACCGGCAACCCCATGGCGATGCGCACCATTTGTAAAAATTGGCTGACGCTGGCGCCCTCTATCGTCCAATGGAACGAATTATGCGGTCGCGGTGCCATTTCGTTGGCGATGATATCGCCGCCGCCGGTGATAAAATATTCAACACACAGCAAGCCATAACAATTGATGTCTATAGCCATCTGCTTGGTGGCGGCTATCGCCTTTTCCTGAATCTCCATCGAAATACTTTCCGCCGGATAACTTGTGCGGTGCAAAATACCATGGCGATGTTCGTTTTGCACCATGGGGTATGCCACCACCCCGCCCGCAAAATCGCGCGCCACCAACACCGACCCCTCGGCAACGAAATTAATTTTTTGTTCCAACACAAAATTGGTTGGCTGTTGTTGGGTGATGATTAGAATATCGGCGACCGACGCCACCGGATATTGCCCCTTACCATCGTAACCCATGCGGTCGGTTTTTAAAATCGCGGGGAAATTTATATTGGCCTGCGCAATTTTTTTTTCAATCGTCGCCTGGTCATCGCCCGCCATAATCGCGGCGAAGGGCACGGGTTGCGTTGGCGTTTTCAAGAAAAAGTTTTTTTCGGCGAGGCGGCTTTGCGCGATTTCCAACAAATTGTCCGGCGCGATGATTGGTTTTTGCGCGGCAATTTTTTTGACCAGGGCAACCGGAATATTTTCCCATTCTATCATCACGCTGTCGACCGATGATAAAAATTCTTGCAATAAATTTTCGTCGTCAAAACCGCCGAGGATTTTTTTTGCCGCCAATTGCATTGCCGGCGCGTCATCGGCGGCATCCCACACGACAAACCTTGCGCCAAATGCCGCCCCCGCCATGATAAGCATCCGCCCCAATTGACCGCCGCCCAAAATGCCAATCGTTTGCGGCGAGGAAAAATGATGCGCCATGCTGGTCATTGTTTTTTGGGGTTCGCCTCATCCTCGCCCAACATCGGCGACCCGGGCAACATCGGCACGGCGGCGGTTTGCTTGGCGCGAAAATCCGCCAATTTTTTGGCCAAGGGTTCGTCGTGCAAGGCAAGGATAGAAATCGCCAGCAAGGCCGCATTGACCGCGCCGGCCTCGCCAATTGCCAAGGTGCCCACCGGCACGCCGCGCGGCATTTGCACAATCGATAATAAACTATCCAACCCCTGCAACGATTTGGTTGGTATCGGCACGCCCAGCACCGGCAGGGGACAAAAACTGGCCATCATGCCCGGCAAATGGGCGGCGCCACCCGCGCCGGCGATGATAACCTGAACACCATCGGCCAATGCGGCGGTGGCCACGTCGCGCAATCGTTCGGGGGTGCGGTGCGCCGACACAACCCGTGCCGTGGCGGCAACGCCAAATTCTTCTAATAATTTTAAGGCCGCGCTCATGATGGGAAAATCGCTGTCGCTTCCCATCACCACCAGCACATTTGGTTTGTTCGTCATGGTTTGCAATTTATAGGTTTTTCATCAAAAAAACTAGCGGCAATTATTTTCGCCCTTTGCGTAAAATCAATGCCACCACTAAACCCCAATGACATTTATTTTCGCCCTTTGCGTAAAATCAATGCCACCACCAAACCGTTGGCCGCCACCATGTAACCGGAAAAAATATATTTTTTGATATCGGGCGTGTGGCNNNNNNNNNNNNNNNNNNNNNNNNNNNNNNNNNNNNNNNNNNNNNNNNNNNNNNNNNNNNNNNNNNNNNNNNNNNNNNNNNNNNNNNNNNNNNNNNNNNNTTGGCCGCCACCATGTAACCGGAAAAAATATATTTTTTGATATCGGGCGTGTGGCCAAGCAATAAATTACCCAGGCTTAATAAGGCGAGGCCACGCGTCATCGACCAGGCGATGAGCGATTCCTGCGCCGGCTGGTGCCAGGTTTTATGCAATGTCGGGTAAAGAGCAAGGCTGTTGGCGAACAAAATCGTCACCAACCCCAGCGTCGGGTTGTCGGTGATAAGCCACAACAGAATCGACAACAACACAAAACCATAAATCACCAGCGTGTGGCCGATATGTTTGTCGCCGCGCCCATGTTTTAACGCCACCATCGCCACCACCAATTGCGCCACCGCCAAAATAAACGGATATAACAAAACATTGGCGTTCCATTGCCATTGGTTTTGATGCAATAATTGCAGGAAGGCTACGGTGCTCATCACCGTCAACAAAACCCACGTGGTGCGCGACAGGATGGTTTCTTTTTTATAAACGCTACGCAGGTAAAAAATATTGGCGATTATCAACACCGCCAACATCACAACATAAATCGCGGTCATGCCTTCCCCCCCCTCAACAATAGATGATTATGATTCCTTAGGTTACAGAATAACGATGGTCGCCCGCGCCAATGCCAGTATTTTTTACAAACCCTTGGTTATCGACCATTGATACAGCGCGACCGCCGTGGCGTTGCTGACATTTAAACTATCAACATTATTAACCGCGAATTCTTGTTTTTCTGACTTTTCGCCACCCGTTTCACTGCTGTCGGCACCCTCGGCCGTCGGGGCGTCGGTTGCGACATTATTTTCGACCATGTTATCATCCATCATCGCGCCGTCAATTTTAACCGAAAAATCGGTTTGCGAATTGACCAGGGGCGAAACGCCGCCGCCTTCCTGCCCCATGACAATCACCGATTTTTTATCAAAATTGGTTTTTTCCAATGGTTGCGTGCCATGTTGGTTGAGGCCGTAAACCCAAAAGCCATGTTTTTTGAAAAGCTTAATCGCCTCCGACAGGTTGCTGACCCGTATCAATGGTGTAACCTCGAGCGCGCCGCTGGCCGATTTGGCCATGACCGCCGATTCGGGCGCGGTGTGGCGTTCGGGCAATACCACGCCGTCGATGTTAAAATAACGCGCCGAGCGCAAAATCGCACCGATGTTATGCGGGTCTTGTAATTTATCCAAAATCAGGAAGCAACAGGGCGATTCTTTTTTATCGACCATGATGATGCTTTCCAAATGATGGCGCAAATCAACATGCGGCAAGGGCCTTGTTTCAAACACCACCCCTTGGTGCGGTGCGTCGTGCAACACATCGGCAAATTGGTGGTCGATGCCATGGCGATCCATCACATCAACCGCCAAGCCCATTTCGGCCAATAGTTTTTTTATCGTTTCATTTTTTTCTAATTTTTCTTTTGCCTCAACGGTCAGATGCAATTTAATTTTTTCGCGCGCCGGGTTCAGCAGGGCCGCCACCACGGCGTGAAAACCATAAAGGTAATAACCATCGTTCTTGGGCAGGCGTGACCGCTGGCCGCTACCACGGCGGTCGTCATATTGGTCGTCGCGCCTGTCGTTTGGCCTGTCCCTATCGAATGATTTCCTAAAACTCAGGCGACTATTGCCCCTATCGCCTCTATCGTCTGAAAAACCGCGTGAGGGGCCACGCGAAAAACCACGGCCTTCGCCTCGGTCGCCGCGACCCTCGCCCCTATCACCACGGTCTGAAAACCTTGGTGGCCGGCCACCATCTCTATTATCTCTATCAAAGCCACGGCCGCCATCCCGACCGCCACCGCCACCGAAACGACTGCCACCGCCGCCGAAACGACTGCCACCGCCGCCGAAACGACCGCCACCGCCGCCGAAACGACTGCCACCGCCGCCAAAGCGACTGCCGCCCTCGCGCCTTGGTGGCCGCGAATCCCCAGAATTCCTATCGTCAAAACGTCTTTCACCGCCGCCCTCACCGCCGCGTTGTTCACCATCGTCGCGGCGTGGGCGAAACCCGCCCCTATCGCCATCGGGCCGCGAACGAAAACCACCGCCATCGCCACCCCTTGAATCACCCCGTGAATCGCCTCTCGAGCCAAAACTTCTTTCACCATCACCGCGCGGTGCGCCATAGGATGGACGTGGCCGGTCGCCAAAACGCGATTCAGAACGACCCTCGGGGCGTCCCTCCGACCTATTACCAAAACGACGGGGACCGCTGTCAGAACGATTATTAAATCTTGCGCCGCTGTTACCGCGTGACGACTCTCTTGCCAATTTTCTACTCATGATTTATGGTCTATAACACATCAAAGGAAGCAAAGATAGGAAATAGCGACCTGCTAGCAAAATAAATAACATGCCGATTAAAATTCCCGACGACTTACCCGCCAGCACGCAACTTATCAACGAGGGCGTGGCCCTGATACTGGAAAAAAAAGCTATCCGCCAAGACATCCGGCCGATGCAGATAGCGCTCCTCAACCTGATGCCGACCAAGGAAGCGACCGAGGTGCAATTGGCGCGGTTATTGGGCGGCAGTCCGTTGCAAATCGAACTGACCTTGCTCACCACCGGTAGTTATACCGCAAAAAACGCGCCCGAGGGGCATTTGCAAAAATTTTACAGCACATTCGCCCAGGTTAAGGATAGAAAATTTGACGGGCTGATTATCACCGGTGCGCCGGTCGAGCGTATGGATTTTGCCGCGGTGGATTATTGGCAAGAACTAACCGACATCCTGGCCTGGACGCAAACCAATGTTCATTCGACCTTCACCATCTGTTGGGGGGCGCAGGCCGCGATATACCACCACCGCGGGGTTGGCAAACACGAATTGTCTGAGAAAGCATTCGGCCTTTATCGCCACCGCGTGTTGCAAAAAAACCACCCGCTGGTGCGCGGCTTTGACGATGAATTTGCCATTCCGGTGTCGCGTTACACCGCGGTCGACGCCATGCCCGATGACAAGGATTTATCGCTGTTGGTTGAATCGGTCGACGGCCAACCCTGCCTTATCAATGACCGGCAATATCGCACGACCTATATGTTTAATCACATCGAATATGATGTTGACACCCTGGGGTTGGAATATCGCCGCGACCAACAGGCCGGGTTGAACACCAACAAACCGAAAAATTATTTTCCGAACGATGACATTGCGCAAAACCCGAAAAGCCAATGGCGGTCGCATGCTTATTTATTATTTACCAATTGGATAAATTTGGTGTATCAATCAACCCCATTCGACATAAACAAAATTGGCAAACATTGGAAAAAAATAAAGGGTCGCTAGACATGCAAAAAAAAATATTATCAATCGGCAAATTTATCGGTGCGGTGGCGGTGGTGTTATCCTTAACCGCCTGCGCCAGCCGCGAAAATTTTGACAGCACCATGCTATCGTTGGTCGGCAAAAACCGCGCCGAGGTTTTTGCATTGCTCGGCGCGCCCAGCACCGATTACAATCTCAGCGGTTACAATTATTTGGTCTATCAACAGGCCGAGCTGGGCGTGGCCGGCGCACCGCCCATGATTACCGGTCAATCCAGCGGCGGCGCGTTCCACGAGGGGGCGGAGGGTCAAACCTATTATAAAAAATGGTGCCAAACAACCTTCATGTTGCAAAACGGCATTGTCAAATCTTACCAAGCAAAGGGCAATAATTGCCGGCGGTAATTTTTATCGGCGGGCTTTATCGCTTTACTTGGTCAAGGTGTGAAGCAAATCATCACCCGAAATGGTGCCGTAATTTTTATTTTTGTCCTTAACAATAAAAAATGATTTGTCCTTTTGCCACATGGCCAGCAATTCTTGATAGCTAGTGTTGGGGGCAACTTCCTTGCCGCCACCGCCATTGATGGTGGGGGAGAAACCAACCAAATCGCGCGCCTTCAACACCTTCATCGGGTTGACCTCGCTGACGAAATCCTTCACGTATTTGCTGTTGGGTTTTAACAAAATATCGCGCGGCGTGCCGACCTGGACCACTTCGCCATCCTTCATAATGACAATGCGGTCGGCGATGCGGGTTGCCTCATCCAAATCATGCGACACGAACACGATGGTTCGGCCCAATTTTTTGTTCAATTCCAACAATTCGCCCTGCAATTGGTAGCGAATAATCGGGTCAAGGGCGGAAAATGGTTCGTCCATCAACAATATCGGTGCCTCGGTTGCTAGGGCGCGCGCCAAGCCAACCCGTTGTTGCATGCCGCCCGACAGGCTCGACAACATGGCGTTTGCCCATTTGCCCAAACCGACGATGTCGAGCATGTCGCGTGCTTTTTGTAATCTTTTTTCTTTCTCAACCCCGGCCAATTCCAACCCAAAGGCCACATTGTTGGCGACGCTCCGCCATGCCAATAACCCATATTGTTGAAAAACCATCGCCACCGATTTTTGCCGGAAAGAACGCAATTCATCGGCGGTGCAACGGGCAAGGTCGAGGAAGCCCTCGTCATTGATACTGCGCCGCACCCGCACCGCGCCGGCGGTAATTTTATTCAAA includes:
- a CDS encoding ATP-binding cassette domain-containing protein — protein: MKKSIKKKSKNVASAKNTSHKNMAGKKMKPGTMIEIDHVDVKFIVDSRTDRNRNMFGQAKKETIQAVSNVTLDIACGELVVLMGLSGSGKTSLLRTINGLNKITAGAVRVRRSINDEGFLDLARCTADELRSFRQKSVAMVFQQYGLLAWRSVANNVAFGLELAGVEKEKRLQKARDMLDIVGLGKWANAMLSSLSGGMQQRVGLARALATEAPILLMDEPFSALDPIIRYQLQGELLELNKKLGRTIVFVSHDLDEATRIADRIVIMKDGEVVQVGTPRDILLKPNSKYVKDFVSEVNPMKVLKARDLVGFSPTINGGGGKEVAPNTSYQELLAMWQKDKSFFIVKDKNKNYGTISGDDLLHTLTK